One window of Papaver somniferum cultivar HN1 chromosome 9, ASM357369v1, whole genome shotgun sequence genomic DNA carries:
- the LOC113313883 gene encoding histone deacetylase 8-like — protein MALTHPNSSSSVSEVKIDVFWHEGMLKHDTGTGVFDTLHDPGFLEILEKHPENSDRVKNMVSILKKGPISPYISWHQGRAALIPELYSFHTPDYINELVEIDKAGGKKQLCSGTILNPGSWDAALLAAGTTLKAMQNIMDGHGKISYSLVRPPGHHAQPTRADGYCFLNNAGLAVNLALNSGCKSVVVIDIDVHYGNGTAEGFYAWENVLTISLHMNHGTWGSSHPQNGSIDELGEGNGFGFNLNIPLPNGSGDKGYQYAMNELVVPAVEKFEPCMVVLVVGQDSSAFDPNGRQCLTMDGYREIGRTVKKLADKHSSGRVLIVQEGGYHLTYSAYCLHATLEGFRSCPDPLLSDPIAYYPEDEALTVKVVDSIKKYWVNNVPFLKQDRV, from the exons ATGGCCTTAACTCACCCTAATTCATCTTCTTCAGTATCTGAAGTAAAGATCGATGTATTCTGGCATGAAGGAATGCTCAAACATGACACTGGAACTGGTGTTTTTGATACTTTACATGATCCAGGTTTCCTTGAAATCTTAGAGAAACATCCAGAAAACTCAGATAGAGTTAAAAACATGGTTTCCATCCTTAAAAAAGGTCCAATTTCTCCTTACATCTCTTGGCATCAAGGAAGAGCTGCTCTCATACCTGAACTCTATTCTTTTCATACTCCAG ATTATATAAATGAGCTAGTAGAAATTGATAAAGCGGGTGGAAAGAAACAGCTCTGCTCAGGAACTATATTAAACCCTGGTTCATGGGATGCTGCTCTTCTTGCTGCTGGTACAACCTTAAAAGCGATGCAGAACATAATGGATGGTCATGGAAAGATTTCGTATTCATTAGTAAGACCTCCGGGTCATCATGCTCAGCCTACTCGAGCAGATGGTTATTGTTTTCTTAATAATGCTGGTTTAGCCGTGAATTTGGCTTTAAATTCTGGTTGTAAAAGCGTTGTGGTGATTGATATTGATGTTCATTACGGGAACGGAACAGCGGAAGGGTTTTATGCATGGGAAAATGTTCTGACTATATCACTCCATATGAATCATGGGACGTGGGGTTCGTCCCATCCGCAGAATGGATCTATTGATGAGCTTGGTGAAgggaatgggtttgggtttaatTTGAATATACCTCTGCCTAATGGATCAGGGGATAAGGGTTATCAGTATGCAATGAATGAATTGGTTGTTCCAGCTGTTGAAAAGTTTGAGCCGTGCATGGTGGTGTTGGTTGTTGGACAGGATTCGAGTGCT TTTGATCCAAATGGAAGGCAGTGTTTGACAATGGATGGGTATCGAGAAATTGGGCGAACAGTCAAGAAGCTAGCTGATAAACACAGCAGTGGACGAGTACTAATTGTCCAAGAAGGTGGATACCATCTAACCTATTCGGCCTACTGTCTTCATGCAACATTAGAAGGCTTTCGTAGTTGTCCTGATCCTCTATTATCTGATCCCATTGCTTATTATCCTGAAGATGAAGCATTAACAGTTAAAGTTGTTGATTCGATCAAGAAATACTGGGTAAACAATGTCCCATTCTTGAAACAAGATCGAGTTTAG
- the LOC113312218 gene encoding uncharacterized protein LOC113312218, with protein sequence MTIHGESMFIFDFQCAEDRVRALEMGFMFISNRLFIIKPWSRTVEQDIAELKSLPVWMNFRNDPLFMWNKKGLSMIANFLGKPLMMDTQTLNKTRMNYARICVEVDITCEFLDSFTFTLGGKDKVEIKMEYSWKPPKCTECALFGHRSLNCPKHVKSSPKVVQKWVQKKVTTNIDEEGWITKSKTGTQNSEKVTEVINKEVSQTTMDTDSVVPAQEFTTVLQEISARKDNNVNEFIASNPFFILDKCMENSHELPTEHNKENFQALIQAAQQKSKEIEASSSGSRAHFQRREGLPPPAINLFPKVADLKKYARVETHVQAHNKTRIRNNINPSWCYLDNDSVNSVGRIWIAWDPKDVQVSVLSSTSQAVFLDISFSSMINFVVTFIYGENYYVTRSSLWDAIISFASFNTKPWVLMGDFNSLLFPSEKVGGALVFPYHYQDFSNCVQQAKIMDLQYSGCFYTWTNYQQDGTIIRSKLDRAMVNMDWILQFQISKVEFLLPGISDQSPCIITVADRRKHGPPPFRLYNFLTEEKEFMEVVRRAWNIEVRGNPMIKFVTKMKRVKHDILEWKKLRFKNMSEQIMTGKRKRMYVAEYVKLAKYEEAAAKQQSRIKWLNLGDSNTSFFHNSLKERRSRNSIISLYDRDNVKLVEDQEIAKECISFHSELFGSDLPEDVSTQSVFNFNLNACIQQDDVADLIKPVTREEIVAALHSIGSSKAPGPDGFTNHFLKSCWPLVGDDFFAAIQNFFHKLKLLKEVNSTFITLIAKKKNPSTVLDYIPISCCNVIYALLRFCP encoded by the exons ATGACTATTCATGGGGAGAGTATGTTTATCTTTGATTTTCAATGCGCTGAAGATAGAGTTCGTGCATTAGAAATGGGTTTTATGTTTATTTCAAATCGATTATTCATTATTAAACCTTGGTCTAGAACAGTAGAACaagatattgctgaattgaaatcACTTCCAGTTTGGATGAATTTTAGGAATGACCCATTATTCATGTGGAACAAGAAGGGGCTGAGTATGATAGCTAACTTTCTAGGAAAACCTCTAATGATGGACACACAAACTTTGAATAAGACTAGAATGAATTATGCAAGAATATGTGTGGAAGTAGATATCACTTGTGAATTTCTTGATTCATTCACATTTACTCTAGGAGGTAAGgataaagttgagattaaaatggAGTATTCTTGGAAACCCCCAAAATGTACTGAATGTGCATTATTTGGTCATCGTTCTTTAAACTGTCCAAAACATGTGAAGTCTTCACCAAAAGTTGTTCAAAAATGGGTGCAAAAAAAAGTTActacaaatattgatgaagaagggTGGATTACAAAATCCAAAACAGGAACACAAAATTCTGAAAAGGTTACTGAAGTTATAAATAAGGAAGTTTCACAGACTACAATGGATACTGACTCTGTTGTCCCAGCACAAGAATTTACTACAGTTCTACAGGAGATAAGTGCTAGAAAAGACAATAATGTTAATGAATTTATTGCTTCTAATCCATTTTTCATATTGGATAAATGTATGGagaattctcatgagttaccaaCTGAGCATAACAAAGAAAACTTCCAAGCATTGATACAAGCTGCTcaacaaaaatcaaaagaaattgaagCCTCTAGTTCTGGTTCAAGGGCACATTTTCAAAGGAGAGAGGGATTACCACCACCAGCAATTAATTTATTTCCCAAGGTTGCAGATTTGAAGAAATATGCTAGAG TAGAAACTCATGTTCAAGCTCACAATAAAACTAGAATTAGAAATAATATCAACCCTTCTTGGTGTTACTTGGATAATGATAGTGTGAATAGTGTTGGTAGAATTTGGATAGCTTGGGATCCTAAAGATGTTCAAGTTTCAGTTTTGAGTTCTACTTCACAAGCTGTTTTTCTTGATATTTCTTTCTCTTCAATGATAAATTTTGTGGTGACCTTTATTTATGGAGAAAATTATTATGTCACGAGATCTTCTCTCTGGGATGCTATTATAAGTTTTGCTTCTTTCAATACAAAACCTTGGGTGCTAATGGGAGATTTTAACTCTCTGCTTTTCccttctgaaaaagtggggggtgCTCTTGTTTTTCCTTATCATTATCAAGATTTTTCAAATTGTGTTCAGCAAGCTAAAATTATGGATCTTCAATACTCTGGTTGCTTCTATACATGGACAAATTATCAACAGGATGGTACCATTATCAGGTCAAAGTTGGATAGAGCAATGGTTAATATGGATTGGATTCTACAATTCCAAATATCAAAAGTTGAATTTTTACTTCCAGGTATTTCAGATCAATCTCCTTGTATTATCACTGTTGCTGATAGAAGAAAACATGGTCCTCCCCCTTTCAGATTATATAATTTTCTAACTGAGGAAAAAGAGTTTATGGAAGTGGTTAGAAGGGCTTGGAACATTGAAGTTAGAGGTAACCCAATGATTAAATTTGTTACTAAGATGAAGAGAGTTAAACATGATATTCTTGAATGGAAAAAGCTAAGGTTTAAGAATATGTCTGAGCAA ATCATGactggaaaaagaaaaagaatgtatGTAGCTGAATATGTAAAATTGGCAAAGTATGAAGAAGCAGCTGCTAAACAACAATCCAGAATAAAGTGGCTAAATTTGGGAGATTCAAATACTTCTTTTTTCCATAATTCTCTCAAAGAAAGAAGATCTAGAAATAGTATTATATCTTTATATGATAGAGATAATGTTAAGCTGGTTGAAGATCAGGAGATTGCTAAGGAATGTATCTCATTCCATTCTGAGTTGTTTGGTAGTGATTTACCTGAAGATGTTTCTACTCAGTCCGTGTTCAACTTCAACTTAAATGCATGTATTCAACAGGATGATGTTGCTGATTTGATAAAGCCTGTCACAagagaagaaattgttgctgctcTGCACTCTATTGGTTCAAGTAAGGCACCTGGACCTGATGGCTTTACTAACCACTTTTTAAAATCTTGCTGGCCCTTGGTGGGAGATGATTTTTTTGCAGCTATTCAAAACTTTTTTCATAAATTAAAGCTCCTAAAAGAAGTTAATAGTACTTTCATTACCCTAATTGCTAAGAAGAAAAACCCTTCTACTGTGCTAGACTACATACCTATATCTTGTTGTAATGTGATTTATGCATTACTAAGATTTTGTCCTTAA
- the LOC113312217 gene encoding uncharacterized protein LOC113312217: MKKILEGLISKNQSAFISGRSIQDNIMVAHELVRNYHRSKGTPRCSLKIDISKAYDTVKWDAIFYILQQLGFPAIFINWIALCIKTTKFSILINGSPYGFFGAQRGLRQGCPISHYLFVLEMEMLSATLLKKLQLQKFGFHPRCKLTSLTHMCFADDVLIFFKGTTAAASTLKVALYEFSSYSGLVINNQKTSLFCSAVDDTTLLQITQILDCTVGEFPVKYLGVPLLSTKLSYKDCLLLLERRVIKELNTKFKRFLWAGPDLKKSYNPIKWSYACHAYEEGGLGIKDLEYTNVAANIRHIWDLVSGKDTIWTSWVKSNLIKDKYFWSMKIPQDPSWCWRIILDHRELAKKHIGVLLGNEVSTSFLYENWHLKGSLVYWVEPHILETIGANDNSKVVDFISTAGWVFPDFMEDDTKEVVKDISLTEFNLAEDDQIFWKSSATGNLSMKDTYYAITDHMPKPVWENLVWFKNHIPRHSFITWLVLLKILKTRSKLCKWGTISDSSCILCGVVEESEDHLLHECQFSSVIWKGLILKMGIIKSLESSWDAEINWCAQAFTGSNCVVMIKKLVLNNFVYRIWTKRNNRIFRALNGSQDQVSLLIIQDVRFKMLAMQRKENDTLSARDFMRRWNIDCTFVLPEIIFCTWLYPQNDEVMINTDGSKTVTAGGFGAIIRDHEAAVIGAASGEGPVSSEPKPPWKVLKIWRRIMVLKQKFARWRITFCYKEANQAVDYLAVLHLGNLWTEIRHEEFIADFREILAADKAQKVYQRKKKK; the protein is encoded by the exons ATGAAGAAGATTTTGGAAGGTCTAATTAGCAAGAATCAATCAGCTTTCATATCTGGAAGATCTATACAAGATAACATCATGGTGGCTCATGAATTAGTAAGGAATTATCACAGGTCCAAAGGTACTCCAAGGTGTTCTTTAAAAATTGATATCAGCAAGGCTTATGATACTGTTAAATGGGATGCAATTTTCTACATTCTACAACAGTTGGGATTTCCTGCTATCTTTATTAACTGGATTGCTCTATGTATTAAAACAACTAAATTCTCTATTCTTATAAATGGTTCTCCCTATGGGTTTTTTGGAGCACAGAGAGGTTTGAGACAAGGCTGCCCAATATCTCATTACCtgtttgtgttagaaatggaGATGTTGAGTGCTACTCTGCTTAAAAAACTCCAGTTGCAGAAGTTTGGTTTTCACCCAAGATGTAAGTTAACTAGTTTAACTCACATGTGCTTTGCTGATGATGTGCTAATTTTTTTCAAAGGAACTACTGCTGCTGCCTCAACTTTAAAAGTTGCTCTTTATGAATTTAGCTCCTACTCAGGTCTTGTAATTAATAATCAGAAAACATCTTTGTTTTGTTCTGCTGTGGATGATACTACTCTGCTCCAAATTACTCAAATTCTTGATTGCACAGTGGGAGAATTTCCTGTTAAGTATTTAGGTGTTCCTCTTTTATCAACAAAACTTTCTTATAAAGATTGCTTACTACTTCTTGAAAGA AGAGTTATAAAGGAGCTGAATACTAAGTTTAAAAGATTCTTATGGGCTGGCCCTGACCTAAAGAAGAGTTACAATCCTATTAAATGGAGCTATGCTTGTCATGCTTATGAAGAAGGAGGTTTAGGCATTAAAGATCTTGAGTATACTAATGTTGCAGCTAATATAAGGCACATCTGGGATTTAGTATCTGGTAAAGACACAATTTGGACTTCTTGGGTTAAAAGTAACCTCATCAAAGATAAATACTTCTGGTCTATGAAGATTCCTCAGGATCCTTCTTGGTGTTGGAGAATAATTTTGGATCATAGAGAGCTAGCAAAGAAACATATTGGAGTTCTCTTGGGTAATGAAGTCTCTACCAGCTTCTTATATGAGAATTGGCACTTAAAAGGGAGTTTGGTTTATTGGGTGGAGCCACATATTTTAGAAACTATTGGTGCTAATGATAATTCAAAAGTGGTTGATTTCATATCTACAGCAGGTTGGGTGTTTCCAGACTTTATGGAAGATGATACTAAAGAAGTAGTGAAGGACATATCACTAACTGAGTTTAATCTTGCTGAGGATGATCAAATTTTTTGGAAATCAAGTGCAACAGGTAACTTATCTATGAAAGATACTTATTATGCTATAACTGATCATATGCCTAAACCTGTTTGGGAGAATCTAGTTTGGTTTAAGAATCACATTCCAAGACACTCTTTTATCACTTGGTTAGttctcttaaaaatattaaaaactaGAAGTAAGTTATGTAAATGGGGAACTATCTCAGATTCTTCTTGTATTTTATGTGGGGTTGTTGAGGAGTCtgaagatcacttgcttcatgaATGTCAATTCTCATCTGTCATCTGGAAGGGCCTTATCCTTAAAATGGGTATTATTAAGAGTCTTGAGAGCTCTTGGGATGCAGAAATTAACTGGTGTGCTCAAGCATTTACAGGCTCTAACTGTGTAGTCATGATTAAAAAACTGGTGCTTAACAACTTTGTTTATCGTATATGGACAAAGCGTAATAATAGAATCTTTAGAGCTCTAAATGGGTCTCAAGATCAAGTTAGCTTACTCATTATACAAGATGTAAGATTTAAAATGCTAGCCATGCAACGTAAGGAGAATGATACTTTATCTGCTAGAGATTTCATGAGAAGATGGAATATAGACTGTACTTTTGTTCTTCCGGAGATTATCTTCTGCACCTGGTTGTATCCTCAGAATGATGAAGTTATGATAAACACTGATGGATCAAAGACTGTCACAGCTGGAGGTTTTGGAGCCATAATTAGAGATCATGAAGCTGCAGTAATAGGAGCTGCTAGTGGAGAGGGCCCAGTCAG TTCTGAGCCTAAGCCACCTTGGAAGGTGCTTAAAATTTGGAGAAGAATTATGGTTCTGAAACAAAAGTTTGCAAGATGGAGGATTACTTTTTGTTATAAAGAAGCTAATCAAGCTGTTGATTACTTAGCTGTTCTACATTTGGGCAATCTTTGGACAGAAATCCGTCATGAAGAGTTTATTGCggatttcagagaaatcttggcTGCAGATAAGGCACAAAAAGTTTatcagagaaagaagaagaagtga
- the LOC113310479 gene encoding E3 ubiquitin-protein ligase DIS1-like — protein MTTGGALFDDMRTNREVAESPQIEDMVEINENVTPLQCLKPNVVVTSSVRELLECPVCLNAMYPPIHQCSNGHTLCSGCKPRVHNRCPTCRHELGNIRCLALEKVAASLDLPCKYQNFGCLGIYPYYSKLKHELQCAYRPYNCPYAGSECTVMGSIPFLVTHLKDDHKVDMHNGSTFNHRYVKSNPHEVENATWMLTVFSCFGEYFCLHFEAFQLGMAPVYVAFLRFMGDEHEAKNYTYSLEVGANGRKMVWQGVPRSIRDSHRKVRDSFDGLIIQRNMALFFSGGDRKELKLRVTGRIWKEQ, from the exons ATGACAACTGGAGGTGCTCTTTTTGATGACATGCGGACAAATCGCGAGGTTGCTGAGTCTCCCCAAATCGAAGACATGGTGGAAATCAATGAAAATGTGACTCCGCTACAGTGTTTAAAACCTAACGTGGTTGTTACCAGCAGTGTCCGTGAGCTATTGGAGTGCCCTGTATGTTTAAATGCAATGTACCCTCCTATTCATCAG TGTTCAAATGGCCATACATTGTGTTCTGGATGCAAACCTAGGGTGCATAACCGTTGCCCCACTTGCAGGCATGAACTTGGCAACATAAGATGTCTTGCGTTGGAGAAGGTGGCAGCTTCTCTCGATCTCCCATGTAAATATCAGAATTTTGGATGCCTGGGTATTTATCCATACTACAGCAAGCTAAAGCATGAATTACAGTGTGCATACAGACCCTATAATTGTCCGTATGCTGGTTCCGAGTGTACTGTTATGGGCAGTATTCCTTTTCTTGTGACCCACCTTAAAGACGATCATAAAGTTGACATGCATAACGGAAGCACCTTCAATCATCGCTATGTCAAATCTAATCCACATGAAGTTGAAAACGCCACCTGGATGCTCACG GTTTTCAGTTGCTTTGGAGAATACTTCTGCCTACATTTTGAAGCATTCCAATTAGGGATGGCTCCTGTTTATGTGGCGTTCTTACGGTTTATGGGTGATGAACATGAGGCGAAGAACTACACCTACAGTCTAGAAGTGGGAGCAAATGGCAGAAAAATGGTGTGGCAAGGGGTGCCAAGGAGCATAAGGGATAGTCACAGGAAAGTTCGCGATAGTTTTGACGGACTAATAATCCAACGGAACATGGCTTTGTTCTTCTCAGGAGGAGACAGGAAGGAACTGAAGCTTCGGGTTACCGGCAGGATCTGGAAAGAGCAGTGA